A region of the Sminthopsis crassicaudata isolate SCR6 chromosome 6, ASM4859323v1, whole genome shotgun sequence genome:
ataattctacctaaataagCCTTCACTTGAAAATAATAACtgacaacaaacaaaaatagagaatggTTACATAATTTCACAATATATGCAACACTTCAAActgttttccagttctttactgtagagagaaaaaacaaaaagttcagTGCATTCATCTCTTCTTCAGATTCAGCATGAGCCATTATAATCACCTATCTAAAAGTaagattttcttcatctttccagTTATATTGTTATGGgcaatataaatgtatgtatatatatatatatatatatatatatatatatatatatatatatatatatatatatatatatatatatatatatgtagtttttctTGAGTTCTGATTAATGTACTTtgcatctatttatatttattctccatGTGTCTTCAGAATTTTCAAATCATAATTTTTATGATATCACATTCCTGAATCGAAATCTTTTCAACTGTTTTATTTTAACAGGAACATTTTGCAAATAACAGTTTGATGTGGAACAGATAAGTAGATAGTAGAtagatatctatttatctatctagatCAGTAGATGATaatgttgttgctgctgctgcttatatgttttaagtgtctattatgtgccagctaCAGTGCTAAATATTGGGTGGCCAGTTACAGTGCATATAATGCTGTCTACTAAGTCAGGAAAACTtcagttcaaacccagcctcagacacttgtgagCTGTGTGAACCCAGGCAAGCCATTTTACTTTGTTTGCCTCTTTTGTCATCTGttaaataagctggaaaaggaaatcacaaactattctaatatctttgccaagacaacagCACTACCcttttacaaattgttttcttcacaaCACCCTGGGAGGTAGGCAAGCAATCATTTCATTATCCTCAAATTGCAAAGTATTCACAATCATATGGAAAATGTGCCAAATTACTAATAACAGACAcataaatcaaaacaaccctgaagtTTCACCTCATTTCACCTAAAAATAAGGGTATAATGCCCCTTCCCCATGCAACAATATGGAAGTAGTTTGTGGAAATACAGCCATGCTAGTCTATTTTTAgaagagttgtgaactgattcaacaatttggaattattaaaataaaatctctaaaaTGATCATATCTTTTGAATCAGAGATTGTACTAATATTCATATAATCCAAGGAAGAAATCAATAGGAAAAGAAAGTCcttctatatttaaaatattgttttgtagCATTTTTGTTTGTGGAAACAAAAGAGATGACTAAACATATTACTTTCATTaacataaaggaatattattgtgctttaagcAATGCTGtaatgtgatgaatacagagatacatagaaaatttacatgaactgatgcagaatgaaataagtagaagtaaacagggaaaaaaactaataatctagattaacaaaaacaattaattatacagcaaaaaaaatttaaaagaaaatgtaacaaaattataaaggtcAAATGGattcaaaagaagagaaataagaaaagagaagattcccCAACCTTTGCTTTCATGATGGTAGGATGCTCACAGgtattacatgttatatatgttttttaGACTTTTAGACTTTTCACATATACCAATTAGTTTTgctcactttttctctctctcaaaacaTTCTACTTGTCATATGAGTTGTCTCTCTGGCATGGGGAGGGAAAGATTATCTGTGAGACTATGGTGATATAAAAATTAGATACTATAAataaagatcattaaaaaaaaaactcaaccatagatttataattctaaaagagataaaaaatatcaTTCCGTTCTTCTATACGTCCTCATTAATGTTCAGAGTGTAACTTAGAATTATACTGTGGTCCCATCATTAAAAGTTGAAAAAGTTGCCCAAGAGTGTAGCAATCCCCAAAGAGCAAAGAAGCACAAGAAGCTTTTCTACTTAAAGGCTTTGAATGCTTTGAACTCCAATATATAAATATGGTGAAAGGAAATTTATTCTTGTCACAGCTTTCTTGGTGTTGTCAAGATGTGTTCATACTTAAAGTAGAATTAGCATAATATAAGAGGAAAAGTATTGATATGGAATATTTGAATGGGTTTGCAATTTAATTTGTTTGAATTCCAAATGTAACACATAGGGCTGGTTTAACCTTGGGTAAGACACTTAATTTGAGTtcatatttctcatttgtaaaatgaaggtaatattaTACTATAAGGATGACAACACAAAAATTTCatgagaatcaaattaaaaaaatatatacacatttttatatacatattttagatatatgtagatttgtgtgaatgtgtatatatatgtatatatatgttttgcaaacattaacattttatatatgtgtctatGATTGCTATACTtgcaatgaaatttaaaaaaagatgaatattattttttccatctgaTAAAGGTAAGCTTATtggtttaatttgtctttctgatTAGAGGAATAATAGCTAATTATAAGATGTTATTGAAGTTTCTAAAAAGTTACAAATACTAAGATCCtatttggaaattaagaaataataaagggaaaaggaacgtTAACATAGAAGTCTAAAGGAAATTCctgaaaaaggacaaaaatattctGCTAACACATTATTTTTAATACTggatacattttaaattaaaataagatcATGTGAAGAACATGTGTACATTCCCATGGAATGTTGACAATATTTCTATTGtttaaaaaaggcaattttaataatcttgaataattttaaatgaatttaaaatataaataatggttTAAGATATAAAGATGATTATTTTATCATGCTTTTATTATAATGAGGAAAACAAGTCATTTGATGATTAAATGAATTACTTGTGAAGAACTACACATATATTGGGGTCATTAGGTATATGTTTTATTCAGGCTTACAGTTTCTTGCAGGGAAGACAAAACATAAACTATATTCTTGGTAGCTATTACTGTTTGGGTCAACACATTCTCCCTCTGAGGTGAATAGGCAGCTATATTCAGAAAGTGAAAAAGGAGAAGTCTTAGCCGTAATTCAGAGAATTTGGGCCAAttccaaattattaataaaaatacaaaataatttatttaaatatgtccTTGTAGCTGAGATTCGCAAAATAATACTTTTCTTGCTTGACTTTCATGTTGCTAAACTCTGGACACCCTTACAgtggaaagacagagaaagggattttgtttttttattagatttcttCCAGCgtaggaaaattattttcaaaatgagatGTGTAGCCACAGTTAGTGATGAATGTTTAAtgggatataataaaaaattgggATATGTTCAAGtattaaaaaagaacaattttaaatatttttgggcAAAGAGAATCAAAATGGATTCTATACCCTATATACTACCATAAGGGATGGAAACTTCTAAAATTCACTAATAAGTGTGACAGGATTTAGATTGCTTGTTTGTAGCTATTTTTGTCTagattttagcataaataataactaatataaaCCATAGTCATCTATGATGTAGCATTCTCTCTACTGTCTGTCCCACAGGGTATCTActttttgctattcttttcagTGGTGCCTTATATGAGATAACATCTATTGCttatactcatttttcttttctgtcccatTATTTGAGAGGCTAACCTTCATGTaactttatttcataaaataaagaattcctAGCAAAATGgctaaaataactgaataaattatggcttccaaactatttagaaaaaaaaaaaatgattcttttgaACAAAACAATGGATCCCTAAATCAAGAACATCAAAATCAATCATGGTAGAAAATGTGGAGCAAACATGTAGGATCAAAAGTTGCTTCACTGTCCATAAAATAACATCCCAAAGACTACTACAATGATGTTACTGATGCATACCATGTACAAGTCATTGTACAAATCACACAGAATTAAGATTACCCTCAAGAGACTTAAAGCTTAGTTAAAGGCATAGTATTCAATAAGAAAAGACAAGTAAGAATAttagaatcttaaaaaaatgataaatgcatGGATTGTGTATACTCTGGGAATTTAGGGAAAGGAGAGATTGCCCTATATTAGGATGGATGGGAATATGCAAAGATGGAAAAGAAGACAATTTAGGATTTGAAGAAATGTTTTAAGCAGAGAATATATGAAAAAGTTTGTCATAGTTTTCAAGGTGTCATCATGTACTTCAATGTTCTTGCTATTTAATAAGTGCACTTCTAGCTATGGTAGGCCTAGAATTTCGATTTTCTCTCTTTCAATGCTCCTAATCAGAGCATGAGCACATGTTTGATAGCTAAAATACAGGTGTCTTGTACAAATCATGATTAGGACAAAGCATTGTGCCTCTCCTCTTTTGTCAAATTctctgaataaaatataaaattctctactGTCAAGTGattatattttttgaatatataaaatagtagcatgatatgtttctattttttttaaatttggtatgTTATAGAATTCAtacttataaatttatttatgctTGAATGTAAATGCCTTACACAAATGGAATTTCAGAACTTTGAAGTGGAAATAGTCTGACAATATGCAGTATTTGCAACAGATCTATTGTGTATTTCtcatttacaaagaacttttgagtttataaaaaagtttttcatattttatccaTTTGAGCCTGATAAAAGCCCTGGTTTTGGATGGTTGCCATAATCCCATTTCATGTGCggagactgagacagaaagaaatttgTTCTGAGGTACATAATGTAGTAAGTAGTAcatatctcaagaaaaaaaaaatcctctaagaTCTTCTTTATTTCAGTTTTGGCATTCTATGAACTGTAGCATTCTATCTTTTGAAATAACTATTAAAGTATCCAGGATTCTAGATTCAGAGCCAGAAGAGATTTACATACATCAAAGTATGTCAAATATAGAAGGTAAAGTAGATTACAGAATACTagttcataaaaagaaataagtacaTAGAAAATAATGCAGAATTATTAAGTCTACTTTGTACACAGAATGTCACCATTAGGAAaacttatatttcttatatttttcttatatttgtatttcttattttcttatattttcttatatttcttatatttcccaaatataagaACAATGGAAATGTCGTTCATTCATAAAATATCAGGTTACAGGATAAtgtaaaatcatttaatctacttcttcatttttttaacagACAAGCAAATTGAAGACAAGACAAATCAAATTATTGTCCTACCCCTGAACGTATCATTTCCCAAATTGAAATGCCAGgaataaatggaaggaagaaatctCACTATTGTGATGGAATTCATTCTCCTGGGCTTTTCTGACCTTCCCAAGCTCCAAGGctttctatttgggattttctctgTAATCTATATGATTATCCTGATGGGAAATACCCTCATCATTGTTATAACCCAAGTCGATCCAGCTCTTCAAACACCCATGTATTTTTTCCTCGGAAACTTTTCTTTCTTGGAGATTTGCTACACATCAGTCACTCTTCCCACAATCTTGATGAACCTTTGGACCCAAAACAGACATATTTCTTTTGCAGCTTGTGCTGCTCAGCTTTGTATCTTCCTTACTCTAGGTTTAGCTGAGTGTTTTCTACTAGCTGTAATGGCCTGTGATCGTTATGTAGCTATCTGTAAACCTCTGTATTATCCTCTAATCATGAATCATAAGGTGTGTGCCAGGCTTGTAGCTGGTGCATGGATTAGTGCAATCCCAGTTGTGATTGTACTGGCATACCAGATTTTCTCCTTGCCTTTTTGTGGTTCTAACAAACTCAATCATATATTTTGTGATATCCATCCTCTGTTGAAGTTGGCCTGTGGGGACACTTCTATGAATGAGCTATCTGTCTATATTGATGGTGTACTTTTTGGCATGGCTCCCTTTGTCCTTATTCTGGTGTCCTACACCAAAATCATCAAGGCCATTCTAAAGCTGTCATCAGCCACAGGGAGATATAAAGCTTTTTCCACTTGTTCTTCCCACCTCATGGTCGTTGGCTTATTCTTTGGTTCTGCTCTCATTATGTATGTGAGACCTAAGTCTAGTCATTCAGCAGGAATAGATAGAATCCTCTCAGTTTTCTATACCATTGTAACCCCAATGTTTAACCCCATGATATACAGCCTGAGGAACAAAGATGTTATTTGTGCTCTGAAAAAATTACTAATTAAGTAATTAAGATCATTAAACAAATAATCAACCTTAGAGTctttattcttctccatttctctcacaattattatcaaaatataactGATCCTCTTCCCTGTATACTTTCAAAAACTGTATCATTGCTTTCAAGTAATATAATAGCACTGGAATATTCCTCCCcttcttattaaagaaaaaaatatttgtatctttATGTCTTCAAAagacaaatacattttaaaaatcatactgtTAAGCAATTCTCATCCTTTTTGAAGAGATAACTTGATAATCTCCATTGAACTCATATAGTGTttacaattcaattaaaaaaatcctGAGGACATAGATATATTCAAATCAAAAGTTTCTTTCAAATGAATgacaattccatttttatttctagaCATAGACTATATGGGcaattttattttaccttcaaATATGTCTATTGTTAATTGGCCACTTTCCTATATGCCTAATTTTCATGACACTAGCTTTCACATCATCAATCTATTCCTTGAGTAAAGATCTAGGTATTAAACtacttagtgtgtgtgtgtgtgtgtgtgtgtgtgtgtgtgtgtgtgtgtgtgtgtgtgtctttctctttgttgaaTTTAGGATAAATTGAATATTCTCTTATATCTTATCCTGAATCTATTTGGCCaatatatagttttcttcatttggttaaattttcttatttagaaGAAACCAGAGTCAATTTtttgttcaaaaatatatattttcatgtgttttaaaatacttaaatttcTTCCCTAGCTTATTTTCTTAAGGAATACATTTTGTTACGTTGAGTGTGGTAGATTATCAAAACTTGAAGCCAGagtttatataaaaatgaaggatCATTCTGCATTAaacaaagagaaatgggaaatcaTGGATCATTATCCAGTGCATTAGTTGGTGAAGTaatatttcctcaactataaaatacataatcaaaaaaaatcatactttgtAGAAATTATGTTTGAAACTCACCCtgtgttgtatgtgtgtatgacaGAGCACTTCTTACAAGTGGGCTTCCAGCATTAATTTGTACAAGTCTAATAAGAAGACTCATATTTGAACAACTACATTTCCTACTGCcattcctttccacttctagatTATTCTTCTTGTTAGAAAATTTTCCTTGCCCAAGGTTAAGTCTAATTCCTTTCCTTAACACATATCAATGTCTCAATTGTGGGGAGAAATAGAAGAACTTCTGATTCACATGAcagctttttaaatatatgaaaacatatgATATCCAACACTCCTTATACAATTTGCCTCTTTATATAGGTCAAGCATGCATAATTATCTAACCAggatttatttaagattttctaaCACTCTTTTACCACCTCTCTATATTTCTTAAGATATTATGAAATCTGTTTGTGAACTTCCTAAAAGAAGAGTACAAAACTGATAATGATAGTCTAGATTTATATGATTGGGGGTAGTataattttcaattgtttcttagGGCTGAATTCTGAGACTCAGAATTTAGTTTGCTATAGATTTTCTTAACTTCTGTATGAGATTATTGATTCATATTTATTTGGTTGTTCAATCACAACTTTTATCTAGTGACCctccaaaaaaccccaacaattttcctggaaaatagattttttaacccaaatttataactttatatttctttttaaaatataatataattatatttggcTCAAGAGCATGCCATCAGAGGTCAGATGTGAATGATATATTTAAAAGGcaatagaaatgaaggaaaaaagtcaGACTGATTAAGTACAGTCATAAGAGTAAGATCTAGAAAGGGCTTTGCAGATCATCTTAACTATTCCTCACTGAGTCCCAGTAAATTGTATTAATATTCTTGGGGTTACAAAAACAACCAATagtagaggtttttttttttgtttgtttttttgacttcAGATATTCTTATCTTTAATCAGTTTGATTTTAAGTAGTCTAagattaatttcttattttaatggATTTCCTCCTTAATATGATCAAACACATGAAATGGGAGTTTTGAGCATCTTGACATGGGCATTAgagaaaatgtaaattccttctGTCACCTGACTTAAGGGGAGGGGCCAGATTTGATTTTGAACAAACAAATATCATTT
Encoded here:
- the LOC141547781 gene encoding olfactory receptor 10AG1-like codes for the protein MEGRNLTIVMEFILLGFSDLPKLQGFLFGIFSVIYMIILMGNTLIIVITQVDPALQTPMYFFLGNFSFLEICYTSVTLPTILMNLWTQNRHISFAACAAQLCIFLTLGLAECFLLAVMACDRYVAICKPLYYPLIMNHKVCARLVAGAWISAIPVVIVLAYQIFSLPFCGSNKLNHIFCDIHPLLKLACGDTSMNELSVYIDGVLFGMAPFVLILVSYTKIIKAILKLSSATGRYKAFSTCSSHLMVVGLFFGSALIMYVRPKSSHSAGIDRILSVFYTIVTPMFNPMIYSLRNKDVICALKKLLIK